From Anopheles funestus chromosome 3RL, idAnoFuneDA-416_04, whole genome shotgun sequence, a single genomic window includes:
- the LOC125770059 gene encoding trithorax group protein osa-like, with product MMIRTVVVCALIILSTANKGANGHRRYGQHDSGEDDDYYGQQRGYGQPQGLPVGAGFGYNPYYGMQQYGYGAQPNLFEVVTKNTAAVFDSVNKQIGQTINAVARPIGTGFGFIPGQFGVPGPIGSFGFVPPGQQAVFTPPGHQPGYGYEGHHQHGHHGRPNGYQGNKRPHGDWHQEGHSHEERPHQGSYEPTVPKAPVAPAPVPPKPAPVPPTQPAVPTPPAVTPAAPVQIPPVPSPPPPPPPVAVDPNPPRVNPAPAPPADNSWSSGNIPPVAPPPPAPPAPPATGDNKIPPVAPPPPPPPSPPNNLPPVAPPPPAPKESISVGNEEDDKTIYDIDIRGEFEGIKARRKRQFFPNLFNQIGGLVNTAVNSAGTIAQGTLNAGQQQVSNFPNFFGRPTRPQQPAQPQAPNNPPQQPPPPPPAPAPQQPSNPPVQQGSKTPELNLQSLGEDGMVWTYETLGVTPPPSGRVRRDTDAIFFPDDEDDDRFSNYNSKPTRPPPPPPPPSVVHPSVGSNAGAQSQSQNVANGFQQSSGSQSQTQTVQNQHGTFNQNAAGSTSGNVAVDGSSGQLSAANTQQQSFQTAHGSGSQNQANSQSANFDKNGNLQLSNSNANTMSIREKDKFKEQANAGSSSVVQNQFGQQSSNAQTNSETFFENGVQGNKNSASSQSLQTNKDGSVSGSTSNTMSNTFTGPGGLTGSSSSSQSSSFNQGQHGGAQSGASSGASSGASSSGASSSSSSSASSSAAGPLAFSISGSFAGLPIGQVPLGNFLPNLFPKLNGQQQVMRGANF from the exons ATGATGATACGCACGGTAGTTGTGTGTGCATTGATAATACTATCGACCGCAAATAAAG GTGCAAACGGTCATCGTCGCTACGGACAGCATGATAGCGGAGAAGATGATGATTATTACGGACAACAGCGCGGATACGGTCAACCGCAGGGTTTACCTGTAGGAGCCGGTTTTGGATACAACCCATACTATGGCATGCAACAGTATGGGTACGGCGCACAGCCGAACCTGTTCGAGGTGGTGACGAAGAACACGGCTGCCGTGTTTGATAGCGTTAATAAACAGATCGGACAGACGATCAATGCCGTTGCACGACCGATTGGTACCGGGTTTGGATTTATACCGGGTCAGTTTGGAGTGCCGGGACCGATCGGATCGTTTGGATTCGTTCCACCTGGCCAACAGGCGGTATTCACACCACCTGGCCATCAGCCTGGATATGGCTATGAAGGTCATCATCAGCATGGCCATCATGGTAGACCGAATGGGTACCAAGGTAATAAGAGACCACACGGTGATTGGCATCAAGAGGGACATTCGCATGAAGAGAGACCTCACCAAGGATCATATGAACCGACCGTACCGAAGGCACCAGTTGCTCCTGCGCCAGTTCCTCCAAAACCTGCTCCAGTTCCTCCAACGCAACCAGCCGTACCAACACCTCCAGCAGTTACACCTGCAGCACCAGTTCAAATTCCTCCTGTACCttcaccacctccaccaccaccaccagtagCAGTGGACCCAAATCCGCCACGTGTAAACCCTGCACCAGCACCTCCTGCCGATAACAGCTGGTCATCTGGCAATATTCCACCAgtagcaccaccaccacctgcaCCTCCAGCACCACCAGCAACAGGTGATAACAAAATTCCTCCTGTagcaccaccacctccaccgccaccatcTCCACCAAACAATCTTCCACCTGTAGCACCTCCACCGCCAGCACCGAAAGAAAGCATTTCGGTGGGAAACGAGGAAGATGATAAGACAATCTACGACATTGATATTCGGGGTGAGTTCGAAGGCATTAAGGCACGACGCAAGCGTCAGTTCTTTCCGAATTTGTTTAACCAAATTGGAGGACTCGTAAATACCGCCGTCAACTCTGCTGGCACAATAGCGCAAGGAACGTTGAACGCTGGTCAGCAACAGGTTTCCAATTTCCCGAACTTCTTCGGAAGACCTACCCGACCACAGCAACCAGCACAGCCACAAGCACCGAATAATCCACCTCAacagccaccaccaccaccaccagcaccagctcCACAACAACCGTCGAATCCACCGGTACAGCAAGGTAGCAAGACACCGGAACTTAACCTACAGAGTCTCGGAGAGGATGGAATGGTCTGGACGTACGAAACACTCGGTGTGACGCCACCACCATCGGGACGCGTACGTCGTGATACGGATGCGATCTTCTTTCCagacgatgaagatgatgatcgtTTCTCAAACTATAACAGCAAACCTAcccgaccaccaccacccccacCACCACCTTCAGTTGTCCATCCTTCCGTAGGTTCCAATGCCGGTGCGCAGAGTCAGTCCCAGAACGTTGCGAACGGGTTCCAGCAGAGCAGTGGTTCACAGAGTCAAACACAAACCGTTCAAAACCAGCATGGTACATTCAACCAAAATGCAGCGGGCAGTACGTCCGGCAATGTGGCTGTGGATGGATCATCCGGTCAGCTAAGTGCGGCCAATACGCAACAGCAAAGCTTCCAGACTGCGCATGGTTCGGGCAGTCAGAATCAAGCCAACAGTCAGTCCGCGAACTTCGACAAAAATGGCAACCTGCAGCTATCCAACTCGAACGCAAACACCATGTCGATCCGGGAGAAGGATAAGTTCAAGGAGCAAGCGAATGCCGGATCCTCCTCGGTGGTGCAAAATCAATTCGGTCAACAATCGAGCAATGCCCAAACCAATTCGGAAACATTCTTCGAGAACGGTGTGCAGGGCAATAAGAACTCTGCCTCCAGCCAGAGTTTGCAGACCAACAAGGATGGTTCGGTGTCCGGTTCGACCAGCAACACCATGTCCAACACGTTTACCGGTCCGGGTGGTTTAACCGGTTCGTCCTCATCGAGCCAATCGTCCTCGTTCAACCAAGGACAACATGGTGGAGCTCAGTCCGGTGCATCCAGCGGTGCTAGCAGTGGAGCATCCTCAAGCGGTGCATCGTCTAGCAGCAGCTCTTCGGCCAGTTCTTCTGCTGCGGGACCGCTTGCATTCAGCATAAGTGGATCGTTTGCCGGGCTTCCAATCGGTCAGGTACCTTTGGGCAACTTTTTACCCAATCTGTTCCCGAAGCTCAATGGCCAGCAGCAAGTTATGAGGGGTGCGAATTTTTAA